Proteins co-encoded in one Bacteroidota bacterium genomic window:
- a CDS encoding DUF421 domain-containing protein, with translation MTVLNILSAFDWNSVLLGAENWAFLLETLLRTFIMFIVILVGLRLLGKRGVKQLSIFELVAIISLGSAAGDPMLYKDVGVLPAVLVFVVIIILYTIVTWLIGRNKVFERLMEGKPITLIKDGVFSIQNFSKEALGADEFFAELRIQGVSQLGQIEEAIIESSGDISIFYYKDEEVKYGLPIMPNTLDKAQKKISDTDFYACVFCGFTDKLKPVAKHSCPECKKIEWVKASNKLRIR, from the coding sequence ATGACGGTTTTAAATATTTTATCTGCGTTTGACTGGAATTCGGTATTGTTAGGAGCAGAAAACTGGGCTTTTTTACTTGAAACATTGTTGCGCACTTTTATCATGTTTATTGTGATTTTAGTTGGGCTTAGATTGTTGGGAAAACGTGGTGTAAAACAATTATCCATTTTTGAACTAGTTGCAATTATAAGTTTGGGTTCTGCAGCAGGTGACCCAATGTTGTATAAAGATGTGGGTGTTTTACCGGCAGTTTTGGTTTTTGTTGTTATTATCATCTTGTACACAATTGTTACCTGGTTAATCGGGAGAAACAAGGTATTTGAACGATTAATGGAAGGTAAGCCGATAACATTAATTAAAGACGGCGTATTTTCTATTCAAAATTTTTCGAAAGAGGCATTGGGAGCGGATGAGTTTTTTGCTGAATTGCGCATTCAGGGTGTTTCTCAATTGGGTCAAATAGAGGAAGCGATAATTGAAAGTAGTGGCGATATCAGTATTTTCTATTATAAGGATGAAGAAGTAAAGTATGGACTGCCGATAATGCCGAACACCTTAGATAAAGCTCAAAAGAAAATTTCGGATACAGATTTTTATGCATGTGTATTTTGTGGCTTTACAGATAAATTAAAACCTGTTGCAAAACATAGTTGCCCGGAATGCAAAAAAATTGAATGGGTAAAGGCAAGTAATAAATTGCGTATTAGATAA